One window of the Xenopus tropicalis strain Nigerian chromosome 10, UCB_Xtro_10.0, whole genome shotgun sequence genome contains the following:
- the eme1 gene encoding crossover junction endonuclease EME1 (The RefSeq protein has 1 substitution compared to this genomic sequence) yields MSSGSELSDSEDLPSVPFLSRREVLLVSSDSEGEGGPKPLAPPQRTIGGRAAPAKLRKPRAPGGGPQPKKGKKGQETVTVLIDPGILQNGCGGQVLSALQAQETPCVIQSQAIPRSITWSRSSADGNEEGLSQEEAEVLILLPGEEFVTMVQNLKKEPLGGSSRETLHNFVARVTAGKSWKVPTLVIMEMEKYFSGGKKLSRKKQKEPLGGEVPGNGKKRLGKRKESPETLPTLTRVEVEEVLMDFQLHTGTHVWFLETWKEFADFVCQFSKAVSEAPTKRQRDNTSFSFYLDGEWAGGVRVERCGKGHLEVWRRQIQQFNRISVDIANAVVAAYPSPHLLVKAYRCCRTEEERQNLLSDILVRRGEGVTSTSRRVGPEISKRIYLQMTSKEPELSLELT; encoded by the exons ATGAGTTCTGGTTCCGAGCTGAGCGATTCTGAGGATTTACCCTCCGTCCCTTTCCTGTCCCGGAGGGAGGTGCTGCTTGTGAGCAGTGACAGTGAGGGAGAGGGGGGCCCCAAGCCATTGGCACCCCCACAGCGCACTATTGGGGGACGGGCCGCCCCTGCCAAGCTCCGGAAACCCCGGGTCCCTGGGGGGGGCCCTCAGCCAAAGAAAGGGAAGAAGGGACAGGAAACTGTCACTGTCCTCATAGACccag GAATCCTGCAGAATGGATGTGGGGGGCAAGTGCTGAGCGCTCTGCAGGCCCAGGAGACTCCCTGCGTGATCCAGTCCCAGGCAATTCCCCGAAGCATCACCTGGAGCAGATCCAGCGCCGACGGCAAT gAAGAAGGTCTTAGTCAAGAAGAAGCTGAGGTTCTAATCCTTCTTCCCGGAGAAGAGTTTGTCACAATGGTGCAGAACTTGAAGAAG gagccactaggtggcagcagcaGAGAGACACTGCACAACTTTGTGGCCCGTGTGACAGCGGGTAAGTCCTGGAAGGTGCCCACATTGGTAATCATGGAGATGGAGAAATATTTTAG TGGAGGTAAAAAATTAAGCAGGAAAAAGCAGAAGGAGCCCTTGGGCGGAGAGGTTCCAGGCAATGGGAAGAAGAGGCTGGGCAAACGGAAAGAATCACCAGAGACACTCCCTACCTTGACCAGAGTGGAAGTGGAGGAG GTTCTGATGGACTTCCAGCTGCACACAGGAACCCACGTGTGGTTCTTAGAGACGTGGAAGGAGTTTGCCGACTTTGTCTGCCAGTTCAGCAAGGCGGTGTCTGAAGCTCCTACCAA GAGACAAAGGGATAACACCTCATTCTCATTCTACCTGGATGGCGAGTGGGCAGGAGGAGTGCGAGTGGAGCGCTGTGGGAAAGGCCACTTGGAGGTGTGGAGGCGACAGATCCAACAGTTCAACCGGATCAGCGTAGACATTGCAAACGCTGTGGTGGCTGCATATCCCTCCCCCCACTTACTAGTGAAG GCCTATCGCTGCTGTCGGACAGAGGAGGAGAGACAGAACCTGCTTAGTGATATCCTTGTGCGCCGTGGGGAAGGCGTTACTTCTACCTCTCGCCGCGTCGGCCCAGAAATATCCAAACGCATCTACTTGCAGATGACATCCAAAGAGCCAGAACTCTCTCTCGAGCTAA
- the mrpl27 gene encoding 39S ribosomal protein L27, mitochondrial yields the protein MALSLCRCVSRGLVAPPPVALLLVRDASKKAGGSSKNKGGNSPGRRYGYKKLDGDFVHAGNILATQRVMRWHPGSQVGIGRNKTLFALEDGIVRYTKEVYVPPPRSEESRDVICQLPAGAIIYKTFVNVIPAPQENRFKLVGMM from the exons ATGGCGCTGTCCCTGTGCCGGTGTGTGTCCCGGGGGCTCG TGGCTCCGCCCCCCGTGGCCTTGCTCCTGGTGAGAGACGCATCCAAGAAAGCCGGGGGCAGCTCCAAGAACAAAGGGGGGAATAGCCCTGGCAGGAGATACGGCTATAAGAAACTAGACG GAGACTTTGTCCATGCTGGGAACATCTTAGCCACTCAGCGCGTAATGCGCTGGCACCCGGGGTCCCAG GTAGGAATCGGCCGCAATAAGACCCTGTTTGCACTGGAAGACGGAATAGTCCGTTACACCAAGGAAGTATACGTCCCGCCCCCACGCAGCGAGGAGAGCCGCGATGTCATATGCCAGCTCCCGGCGGGCGCCATCATATACAAAACATTTGTCAATGTCATTCCAGCGCCGCAAGAGAACCGCTTCAAACTTGTAGGGATGATGTGA
- the LOC100495379 gene encoding uncharacterized protein LOC100495379, translating into MSDSDILSPALLTAGVACSMLLLLILLVLLFLYRRHPQLWQQLCSKTSQNPSQPPAFSQCTQRSILEDSPGGEFWIQGNQVFCVGSPNSYQLPSYESLQEKAGQTSNCTGPEKPGMLPCNRMESPPSYEQATLMPPPCYIDASGRIHQPPPMLPASPSQLDV; encoded by the exons ATGTCGGACTCTGATATCCTGTCCCCGGCGCTGCTCACTGCAG GGGTTGCGTGTAGCATGCTGCTTCTGCTCATCCtattggttttactgttcctgtATCGCAGACACCCCCAACTGTGGCAACAGCTCTGCTCAAAAACAAGCCAGAACCCT AGCCAACCTCCGGCATTTTCCCAGTGCACCCAAAGAAGTATCTTGGAAGACTCGCCAGGGGGTGAATTTTGGATACAG GGCAATCAGGTCTTCTGTGTGGGCTCCCCTAACAGTTACCAGCTCCCAAGCTATGAGAGCCTCCAGGAGAAAGCTGGCCAAACCTCTaactgcactggcccagagaAGCCGGGCATGCTACCGTGCAACCGAATGGAG TCTCCTCCAAGTTACGAGCAAGCAACATTGATGCCACCTCCCTGCTACATAGATGCATCTGGGAGAATTCATCAGCCTCCACCTATGCTGCCAGCTAGCCCTTCTCAGCTTGATGTGTAG
- the xylt2 gene encoding xylosyltransferase 2 isoform X1, with protein sequence MAPSVRGLKLGRRYKLLAGAALVLLLIQGLAVWSFSGLEGDGKENSLPRVNRSPDNGEVAKDSDSSAGSRSQRWTVRPERRSSDGSKITRKATVTRKQRPPAHVFHGNWHNLTREGDTGSVEGAPHQSDRGFTPKCEITGKDALSALARARTHQCQQEIANVVCLHQAGELMPRNVQRQCQTTGKVNTGLTWEESDAVAPPPEKPLRVLYMLVVHGRAIRQLKRLIKAIYHQDHFYYIHVDQRSNYLHREVVRLAQSYENMRVTPWRMVTIWGGASLLTMYLRSMKDLLEVPDWPWDFFINLSATDYPTRTNEELVLFLSKHRHKNFLKSHGRDNARFIKKQGLDRLFHECDSHMWRLGERQIPEGIVVDGGSDWFALTRNFVEYVTYTKDILVSELQRFYKYTLLPAESFFHTVLENSKACDSLVDNNLRVTNWNRKLGCRCQYKHIVDWCGCSPNDFKPQDVVRLQLSRPTFFARKFESSVNQEVLDILDAHLFGELPSETPGIKGYWESVYDSIDGLGGLSDVTMTVYAAFTRLALHELQGSKKETRQPSCWFTASGLPSSVELYFYDDHFQGYLVKQEVQSGETLEIWMMPQGSLKLSEQGEAIGRIQGLEVGTEWDPKERIFRNFGGLIGPFDEPVAVQKWSRGLNLTVTVVWIDPTYIIAASYDIIVDMDADFTQYKPPLARPLRPGYWTVRLLRFWELLAEVRFLVVPLTVRNKEPLRKGDRWLHAGPPKGQYMEQNFQALGGILNLPPRVEAEREAKGKSELLGKELEAWTDESLRSFWSVGGVCTKDASKSCPSLPVCSATRWSSMSPDPKSELGPVTHDGRVR encoded by the exons ATGGCGCCAAGCGTACGGGGACTGAAGCTCGGCCGCCGATACAAACTGTTAGCCGGAGCCGCGCTGGTACTGCTGCTCATACAGGGCCTGGCGGTGTGGAGCTTCAGCGGGCTGGAGGGGGACGGGAAGGAG AATTCCCTGCCAAGGGTAAATAGAAGCCCAGATAATGGAGAAGTTGCCAAGGACTCAGACAGTTCTGCAGGGAGTAGGTCGCAGAGATGGACGGTAAGACCAGAAAGAAGGAGCAGCGATGGGAGCAAGATAACAAGAAAGGCCACGGTAACCCGCAAACAGAGGCCGCCGGCCCACGTCTTCCATGGGAATTGGCACAATCTCACCCGAGAGGGGGACACGGGCAGTGTGGAGGGGGCACCTCACCAATCAGACCGTGGCTTCACTCCGAAGTGTGAGATCACAGGAAAGGATGCCCTCTCCGCTCTCGCCAGAGCTAGAACCCACCAGTGCCAGCAGGAGATCGCTAATGTGGTGTGCCTTCACCAGGCGGGAGAGCTTATGCCAAGAAATGTCCAACGGCAGTGCCAAACCACAG GAAAGGTTAACACAGGCTTAACATGGGAGGAGTCAGATGCGGTTGCTCCACCCCCTGAAAAGCCTTTACGTGTGTTGTATATGCTGGTCGTGCACGGCAGAGCTATACGGCAATTGAAACGTCTCATCAAGGCCATTTACCATCAAGATCACTTCTACTACATCCACGTGGATCAG CGATCCAACTACCTTCACCGGGAAGTGGTCCGCCTGGCGCAGTCATATGAGAATATGCGAGTCACCCCATGGCGCATGGTGACCATATGGGGAGGAGCCAGCCTTCTGACCATGTATCTACGCAGCATGAAGGACCTGCTGGAGGTGCCCGACTGGCCTTGGGACTTCTTTATCAACTTGAGTGCCACCGACTACCCTACAAG gaccaATGAGGAGCTGGTCCTTTTCCTGTCCAAACACCGACACAAGAACTTCCTCAAGTCCCACGGGCGTGACAATGCTCG TTTTATAAAGAAACAGGGCCTGGACCGCCTTTTTCACGAATGCGACTCCCACATGTGGCGCCTTGGAGAGCGGCAGATCCCGGAGGGAATCGTGGTGGATGGAGGCTCGGACTGGTTCGCCCTGACACGAAACTTTGTGGAATACGTCACCTACACAAAAGATATCTTGGTCTCCGAACTGCAACGCTTTTACAAGTACACCCTTCTGCCTGCTGAG TCCTTCTTCCACACGGTCTTGGAAAACAGTAAAGCCTGTGACTCTCTGGTGGATAACAACCTGCGAGTGACCAACTGGAACAGGAAGCTGGGCTGCCGCTGTCAGTATAAGCACATCGTGGACTGGTGCGGCTGTTCTCCCAACGACTTCAAACCGCAGGATGTGGTGCGCCTTCAG CTCTCCCGGCCTACGTTCTTTGCCCGGAAGTTTGAGTCGTCAGTGAATCAGGAGGTATTGGATATTTTGGATGCTCATCTGTTTGGGGAGCTCCCGTCAGAGACTCCTGGAATAAAGGGGTACTGGGAAAGCGTCTACGACAGCATTGATGGGCTTGGGGGGTTAAGTGATGTCACTATGACTGTGTACGCTGCGTTCACCCGTCTGGCGCTCCATGAACTACAGGGTTCCAAGAAGGAGACAAGGCAGCCATCTTGCTG GTTTACTGCTTCCGGGTTGCCATCCAGTGTCGAGCTGTATTTTTACGACGACCATTTCCAAGGTTACCTTGTGAAGCAGGAGGTGCAGAGTGGGGAAACGCTGGAGATCTGGATGATGCCACAGGGCAGCCTGAAACTGTCAGAACAGGGCGAGGCTATAGGCCGCATACAGGGTCTTGAA GTGGGCACAGAGTGGGACCCTAAAGAGAGGATCTTCCGTAATTTTGGAGGCCTGATCGGACCCTTCGATGAGCCGGTGGCGGTACAAAAGTGGTCCCGTGGGCTCAATCTGACAGTAACAGTTGTTTGGATTGATCCCACATACATTATCGCCGCCTCTTATGACATCATTGTGGATATGGATGCCGATTTCACACAGTACAAGCCTCCGCTGGCTCGCCCTTTGCGTCCTGGCTATTGGACTGTTCGGCTCTTGCGCTTCTGGGAATTATTGGCTGAGGTTCGCTTCCTAGTGGTACCGCTGACCGTGAGAAACAAGGAGCCGCTGCGGAAAG GGGATAGATGGTTGCACGCAGGACCCCCAAAAGGGCAGTATATGGAGCAAAATTTCCAAGCTCTCGGCGGGATTTTGAACTTGCCCCCCCGAGTGGAGGCAGAACGAGAGGCTAAGGGCAAATCGGAGCTCCTCGGCAAAGAGCTAGAAGCGTGGACAGATGAAAGCTTAAGGAGCTTTTGGTCAGTCGGGGGCGTATGCACCAAGGATGCTTCCAAGTCCTGCCCCTCTCTTCCCGTATGCTCCGCCACACGCTGGAGCTCCATGTCCCCCGATCCAAAGTCAGAGCTGGGCCCTGTCACACACGATGGCCGCGTGAGGTAA
- the xylt2 gene encoding xylosyltransferase 2 (The RefSeq protein has 4 substitutions compared to this genomic sequence) produces MAPSVRGLKLGRRYKLLAGAALVLLLIQGLAVWSFSGLEGDGKENSLPRVNRSPDNGEVAKDSDSSAGSRSQRWTVRPERRSSDGSKITRKATVTRKQRPPAQVFHGNWHNLTREGDTGSVEGAPHQSDRGFTPKCEITGKDALSALARARTHQCQQEIANLVCLHQAGELMPRNVQRQCQTTGKVNTGLTWEESDAVAPPPEKPLRVLYMLVVHGRAIRQLKRLIKAIYHQDHFYYIHVDQRSNYLHREVVRLAQSYENMRVTPWRMVTIWGGASLLTMYLRSMKDLLEVPDWPWDFFINLSATDYPTRTNEELVLFLSKHRHKNFLKSHGRDNARFIKKQGLDRLFHECDSHMWRLGERQIPEGIVVDGGSDWFALTRNFVEYVTYTKDILVSELRRFYKYTLLPAESFFHTVLENSKACDSLVDNNLRVTNWNRKLGCRCQYKHIVDWCGCSPNDFKPQDVVRLQQLSRPTFFARKFESSVNQEVLDILDAHLFGELPSETPGIKGYWESVYDSIDGLGGLSDVTMTVYAAFTRLALHELQGSKKETRQPSCWFTASGLPSSVELYFYDDHFQGYLVKQEVQSGETLEIWMMPQGSLKLSEQGEAIGRIQGLEVGTEWDPKERIFRNFGGLIGPFDEPVAVQKWSRGLNLTVTVVWIDPTYIIAASYDIIVDIDADFTQYKPPLARPLRPGYWTVRLLRFWELLAEVRFLVVPLTVRNKEPLRKGDRWLHAGPPKGQYMEQNFQALGGILNLPPRVEAEREAKGKSELLGKELEAWTDESLRSFWSVGGVCTKDASKSCPSLPVCSATRWSSMSPDPKSELGPVTHDGRVR; encoded by the exons ATGGCGCCAAGCGTACGGGGACTGAAGCTCGGCCGCCGATACAAACTGTTAGCCGGAGCCGCGCTGGTACTGCTGCTCATACAGGGCCTGGCGGTGTGGAGCTTCAGCGGGCTGGAGGGGGACGGGAAGGAG AATTCCCTGCCAAGGGTAAATAGAAGCCCAGATAATGGAGAAGTTGCCAAGGACTCAGACAGTTCTGCAGGGAGTAGGTCGCAGAGATGGACGGTAAGACCAGAAAGAAGGAGCAGCGATGGGAGCAAGATAACAAGAAAGGCCACGGTAACCCGCAAACAGAGGCCGCCGGCCCACGTCTTCCATGGGAATTGGCACAATCTCACCCGAGAGGGGGACACGGGCAGTGTGGAGGGGGCACCTCACCAATCAGACCGTGGCTTCACTCCGAAGTGTGAGATCACAGGAAAGGATGCCCTCTCCGCTCTCGCCAGAGCTAGAACCCACCAGTGCCAGCAGGAGATCGCTAATGTGGTGTGCCTTCACCAGGCGGGAGAGCTTATGCCAAGAAATGTCCAACGGCAGTGCCAAACCACAG GAAAGGTTAACACAGGCTTAACATGGGAGGAGTCAGATGCGGTTGCTCCACCCCCTGAAAAGCCTTTACGTGTGTTGTATATGCTGGTCGTGCACGGCAGAGCTATACGGCAATTGAAACGTCTCATCAAGGCCATTTACCATCAAGATCACTTCTACTACATCCACGTGGATCAG CGATCCAACTACCTTCACCGGGAAGTGGTCCGCCTGGCGCAGTCATATGAGAATATGCGAGTCACCCCATGGCGCATGGTGACCATATGGGGAGGAGCCAGCCTTCTGACCATGTATCTACGCAGCATGAAGGACCTGCTGGAGGTGCCCGACTGGCCTTGGGACTTCTTTATCAACTTGAGTGCCACCGACTACCCTACAAG gaccaATGAGGAGCTGGTCCTTTTCCTGTCCAAACACCGACACAAGAACTTCCTCAAGTCCCACGGGCGTGACAATGCTCG TTTTATAAAGAAACAGGGCCTGGACCGCCTTTTTCACGAATGCGACTCCCACATGTGGCGCCTTGGAGAGCGGCAGATCCCGGAGGGAATCGTGGTGGATGGAGGCTCGGACTGGTTCGCCCTGACACGAAACTTTGTGGAATACGTCACCTACACAAAAGATATCTTGGTCTCCGAACTGCAACGCTTTTACAAGTACACCCTTCTGCCTGCTGAG TCCTTCTTCCACACGGTCTTGGAAAACAGTAAAGCCTGTGACTCTCTGGTGGATAACAACCTGCGAGTGACCAACTGGAACAGGAAGCTGGGCTGCCGCTGTCAGTATAAGCACATCGTGGACTGGTGCGGCTGTTCTCCCAACGACTTCAAACCGCAGGATGTGGTGCGCCTTCAG CAGCTCTCCCGGCCTACGTTCTTTGCCCGGAAGTTTGAGTCGTCAGTGAATCAGGAGGTATTGGATATTTTGGATGCTCATCTGTTTGGGGAGCTCCCGTCAGAGACTCCTGGAATAAAGGGGTACTGGGAAAGCGTCTACGACAGCATTGATGGGCTTGGGGGGTTAAGTGATGTCACTATGACTGTGTACGCTGCGTTCACCCGTCTGGCGCTCCATGAACTACAGGGTTCCAAGAAGGAGACAAGGCAGCCATCTTGCTG GTTTACTGCTTCCGGGTTGCCATCCAGTGTCGAGCTGTATTTTTACGACGACCATTTCCAAGGTTACCTTGTGAAGCAGGAGGTGCAGAGTGGGGAAACGCTGGAGATCTGGATGATGCCACAGGGCAGCCTGAAACTGTCAGAACAGGGCGAGGCTATAGGCCGCATACAGGGTCTTGAA GTGGGCACAGAGTGGGACCCTAAAGAGAGGATCTTCCGTAATTTTGGAGGCCTGATCGGACCCTTCGATGAGCCGGTGGCGGTACAAAAGTGGTCCCGTGGGCTCAATCTGACAGTAACAGTTGTTTGGATTGATCCCACATACATTATCGCCGCCTCTTATGACATCATTGTGGATATGGATGCCGATTTCACACAGTACAAGCCTCCGCTGGCTCGCCCTTTGCGTCCTGGCTATTGGACTGTTCGGCTCTTGCGCTTCTGGGAATTATTGGCTGAGGTTCGCTTCCTAGTGGTACCGCTGACCGTGAGAAACAAGGAGCCGCTGCGGAAAG GGGATAGATGGTTGCACGCAGGACCCCCAAAAGGGCAGTATATGGAGCAAAATTTCCAAGCTCTCGGCGGGATTTTGAACTTGCCCCCCCGAGTGGAGGCAGAACGAGAGGCTAAGGGCAAATCGGAGCTCCTCGGCAAAGAGCTAGAAGCGTGGACAGATGAAAGCTTAAGGAGCTTTTGGTCAGTCGGGGGCGTATGCACCAAGGATGCTTCCAAGTCCTGCCCCTCTCTTCCCGTATGCTCCGCCACACGCTGGAGCTCCATGTCCCCCGATCCAAAGTCAGAGCTGGGCCCTGTCACACACGATGGCCGCGTGAGGTAA